A genomic segment from Deinococcus sp. YIM 77859 encodes:
- a CDS encoding LptF/LptG family permease — protein MKRFERYVLAEILPPLVAALVVVIVLLLLALLEAVIAPLLAKGADPLLLARLVALNVPEAVAQALPIALMFAALLGLSRLAADSEIKAALASGVPAARLFRPVLLLAAAVTLMSFALSELLVTRAKVQVQSVQREIVLDNPRVIGLGEPGGTGLVLRDALNRAISVGEVRPGGELRDLRIVSMQAGLPPREVITARRGRLKPGSNLLELEDGQRVTFQDARPVTVLTFQRGTLPVQDVQASFEGGDATLKPIYLPLSELLARTQTYRAQKVHAPADFTALHRKFAEPLAALALAFFVVSLAVFAFRSGQNLGLVWALLLSFAYYATWSVFKVMGENGAMPPVLAAYAPDLLAVLAGLGLLWLAGRR, from the coding sequence GTGAAGCGCTTCGAGCGGTACGTCCTCGCGGAAATCCTGCCGCCGCTGGTGGCCGCGCTGGTCGTGGTGATTGTCCTGCTGCTGCTCGCCCTGCTGGAAGCGGTCATCGCGCCGCTGCTGGCCAAGGGAGCCGATCCCCTGCTGCTGGCCCGGTTGGTGGCGCTCAATGTTCCAGAGGCCGTCGCGCAGGCGCTCCCCATCGCGCTGATGTTCGCCGCGCTGCTGGGCTTGTCCCGCTTGGCCGCCGACTCGGAGATCAAGGCCGCGCTGGCCAGCGGGGTGCCCGCCGCGCGCCTCTTCCGGCCGGTGCTGCTGCTCGCCGCAGCCGTCACCCTCATGTCCTTTGCCCTGAGCGAGCTGCTCGTGACCCGCGCCAAGGTGCAGGTGCAGAGCGTGCAGCGCGAGATCGTGCTCGATAACCCCCGCGTGATCGGCTTGGGCGAGCCGGGAGGAACAGGCCTGGTGCTGCGCGACGCGCTGAACCGAGCGATCAGCGTCGGGGAGGTGCGGCCGGGGGGCGAGCTGCGTGACCTGCGCATCGTCAGCATGCAGGCGGGCCTGCCCCCCCGCGAGGTGATCACCGCCCGCCGCGGACGCCTGAAGCCCGGCAGCAACCTGCTGGAACTGGAGGACGGCCAGCGCGTCACCTTTCAAGACGCTCGGCCCGTCACGGTCCTGACCTTTCAGCGCGGCACCCTGCCCGTACAGGACGTGCAGGCCAGCTTCGAGGGGGGGGACGCCACCCTCAAGCCCATCTACCTGCCCCTCTCCGAGCTGCTGGCCCGCACGCAGACCTACCGCGCGCAGAAGGTGCACGCTCCGGCCGACTTCACGGCCCTCCACCGCAAGTTCGCCGAGCCGCTCGCAGCCCTCGCGCTGGCCTTTTTCGTGGTGAGCCTCGCCGTGTTCGCCTTCCGCAGCGGACAGAACCTGGGCCTGGTCTGGGCGCTGCTGCTGTCGTTCGCGTACTACGCCACCTGGAGCGTCTTTAAGGTGATGGGCGAAAACGGCGCCATGCCCCCGGTGCTTGCCGCCTATGCGCCGGACCTGCTCGCGGTGCTGGCGGGGTTGGGGCTGCTGTGGCTGGCGGGAAGAAGGTGA
- a CDS encoding LptF/LptG family permease, giving the protein MPRVPWTLTRFVLREVLRWYAAGLALFLILQLVDALSTTAGALLTYHASPAEALAVFGALAPNVLNRALVLAVPFAVLLAFGRMQGDSEVKAVLAAGVRPLSLVWPLALPFALVGVLAFVNAGYLVPSGLERWEPTWRRIFNQTPPPPSQENYTFAPPGALFYAGRVTNVTGGDVAQLEGVLIERGGETITAQTGLWDTRQHTWTVTHAWVTRPGEDPRLVSTPLVFSQTDTLRPPQRPAEQVSTPRLRERLAAGLGTPEERRADTFELVRRGADPLTPVVFALAAGALGLGLRNRAAGFAAVVVFLVAFYVLWVSVPQLARVGALAPALAAWLPNLVFLLVAAGLAWRLR; this is encoded by the coding sequence ATGCCGCGCGTGCCCTGGACGCTGACCCGTTTCGTGCTGCGCGAGGTGCTGCGCTGGTACGCGGCGGGCCTCGCGCTCTTTTTAATTCTGCAACTCGTGGACGCCCTCAGCACCACGGCAGGCGCGCTGCTCACCTACCACGCGTCCCCTGCCGAGGCCCTCGCGGTCTTTGGGGCACTCGCACCGAATGTGCTTAACCGCGCTCTGGTGCTGGCGGTACCGTTTGCGGTGCTGCTCGCCTTTGGACGAATGCAGGGAGACAGCGAGGTCAAGGCCGTGCTGGCGGCGGGCGTTCGGCCGCTCAGCCTGGTGTGGCCGCTGGCCCTGCCCTTCGCGCTGGTCGGGGTGCTGGCCTTTGTGAATGCCGGGTACCTCGTGCCCAGTGGGCTTGAGCGCTGGGAGCCAACCTGGCGGCGCATCTTTAACCAGACGCCGCCGCCCCCCAGCCAGGAAAACTACACCTTCGCGCCCCCCGGAGCGCTCTTCTATGCGGGCCGGGTGACGAATGTCACAGGCGGTGACGTGGCCCAGCTCGAAGGCGTGCTGATCGAGCGCGGCGGCGAGACGATCACCGCGCAAACGGGGCTGTGGGACACGCGGCAGCACACCTGGACCGTAACCCATGCCTGGGTGACCCGCCCCGGCGAAGACCCCCGCCTGGTGAGCACACCCCTGGTGTTTTCGCAGACCGATACCCTGAGGCCCCCGCAGCGCCCCGCCGAACAGGTCAGCACGCCGCGGCTGCGCGAGCGGCTGGCCGCTGGCCTGGGAACTCCGGAGGAACGCCGCGCGGACACCTTTGAGCTTGTGCGGCGCGGAGCCGATCCCCTTACGCCAGTCGTGTTTGCGCTTGCCGCGGGGGCGCTGGGGCTGGGGCTCCGCAACCGGGCCGCGGGCTTTGCCGCGGTGGTGGTGTTTTTGGTGGCTTTTTACGTGCTGTGGGTGAGTGTGCCGCAACTGGCGCGCGTGGGTGCGCTGGCTCCGGCACTGGCCGCCTGGCTGCCCAACCTGGTGTTCCTGCTTGTCGCGGCGGGGCTGGCCTGGAGGCTGCGGTGA
- the pta gene encoding phosphate acetyltransferase, which translates to MKTLFVAPTRNGVGLSSTALGLLRALERQGLKVAFLKPIAQTHEAAPDDSVHFARTLAHAVTPDPIPLAQAEEQLSLGQEEDLMEGVVALARQALTSGADVLIAEGLALNERNNYAAALNASLARNLEADVVLVSSLAGVTPGALADELEIAAQAYRRSDGSGLAGYVLNFAPRDLDFGGLLAELRARSRVLASGELPLLGVIAQAPALSAPRTLDVARYLEAEVLHEGEAGLRRVTSTVVTARSVPKMADLFTSGALVVTPGDREDVVMAAALSHLSGVPLAGLLFTSGSAPEPAIERLCRAALTSTLPVLRVETNSYGTASRLSRMDARVPHDDLERMERTIDFIADRLDTVPLGARLRTPQPEGERRLPPSAFRYELIQKARAANKRIVLPEGDEPRTVRAAIRCVEKGIARPVLLAPPEKVRQVAESQGLTLPEELEILDPDTVRANYVAPMVELRRSKGLTPPQAEAQLEDNVVLGTMMLALDEVDGLVSGAVHTTANTVRPALQLIKTAPGVRLVSSIFFMLMPEQVLVYGDAAINPNPNAEELADIAIQSADSARAFGITPRVAMLSYSTGESGAGEDVEKVRVATRLVRERRPDLLVDGPLQYDAASVLSVGRQKAPNSPVAGRATVFIFPDLNTGNTTYKAVQRAAGVVAIGPMLQGLRKPVNDLSRGALVDDIVYTIALTAIQATQGRS; encoded by the coding sequence ATGAAAACCCTCTTTGTCGCCCCGACCCGCAACGGTGTGGGTCTTTCGAGCACGGCCCTCGGCCTCCTGCGCGCGCTGGAGCGCCAGGGCCTCAAGGTGGCTTTTCTCAAGCCGATCGCTCAGACGCACGAGGCCGCGCCGGATGACTCGGTGCATTTCGCGCGTACCCTGGCACACGCGGTCACGCCGGACCCCATTCCCCTCGCGCAGGCCGAGGAGCAGCTCAGCCTCGGCCAGGAAGAAGACCTGATGGAGGGCGTGGTGGCCCTCGCGCGCCAAGCCTTGACGAGCGGCGCGGACGTGCTGATCGCCGAGGGCCTCGCGCTGAACGAGCGCAACAACTACGCCGCTGCGCTGAACGCCAGCCTGGCCCGCAACCTGGAGGCGGACGTGGTGCTGGTCTCCAGCCTGGCCGGGGTCACGCCGGGCGCGCTCGCGGACGAGCTGGAGATCGCCGCGCAGGCGTACCGCCGCTCTGACGGCTCGGGTCTGGCGGGGTACGTGCTCAATTTCGCCCCACGCGACCTCGATTTTGGGGGCCTGCTCGCCGAGCTGCGGGCGCGCAGCCGCGTCCTGGCGAGTGGTGAACTCCCGCTGCTGGGCGTGATCGCACAGGCCCCCGCGCTGAGCGCGCCCCGCACGCTGGACGTGGCCCGTTATCTGGAGGCGGAGGTGCTTCATGAGGGCGAGGCGGGGCTGCGCCGCGTCACCAGCACGGTGGTGACGGCCCGCAGCGTGCCCAAGATGGCTGATCTCTTCACCTCGGGCGCGTTGGTCGTGACGCCCGGTGACCGTGAGGACGTGGTGATGGCGGCGGCCCTCTCGCACCTCAGCGGGGTGCCGCTGGCAGGACTCCTGTTCACGTCGGGCAGCGCGCCCGAGCCCGCCATCGAGCGGCTCTGCCGCGCCGCCCTCACCAGCACCCTGCCCGTGCTGCGGGTCGAGACGAACTCGTACGGCACGGCCTCGCGTCTCTCACGAATGGACGCGCGTGTCCCCCACGACGACCTCGAACGCATGGAACGCACCATCGACTTCATCGCCGACCGGCTCGACACCGTGCCGCTGGGAGCGCGCCTGCGAACGCCGCAGCCGGAGGGCGAACGCCGTCTGCCGCCCAGCGCCTTTCGCTACGAGCTCATTCAAAAGGCCCGCGCCGCCAACAAGCGGATTGTGCTGCCGGAAGGAGACGAGCCGCGCACCGTGCGCGCCGCCATTCGCTGCGTAGAAAAGGGCATCGCCCGGCCCGTGCTGCTCGCCCCCCCTGAAAAGGTGCGCCAAGTCGCGGAAAGCCAGGGCCTGACGCTGCCGGAGGAGCTAGAAATCCTTGACCCAGACACCGTGCGGGCGAACTACGTTGCGCCCATGGTCGAACTGCGCAGGAGTAAGGGCCTGACGCCTCCCCAGGCCGAGGCACAACTGGAAGACAACGTCGTTCTGGGCACCATGATGCTTGCGCTTGATGAGGTGGACGGACTGGTGTCGGGGGCCGTGCACACCACCGCGAACACGGTGCGCCCCGCCCTGCAACTCATCAAGACGGCGCCCGGCGTGCGGCTTGTCTCCTCCATCTTCTTCATGCTGATGCCCGAACAGGTTCTGGTGTACGGTGACGCAGCGATCAACCCCAACCCCAACGCGGAAGAGCTTGCCGACATCGCCATTCAGTCGGCAGACAGCGCGCGGGCTTTTGGCATCACGCCGCGCGTCGCCATGCTGAGCTACTCGACGGGGGAGAGCGGCGCGGGCGAGGACGTGGAAAAAGTGCGGGTCGCTACGCGCCTGGTGCGCGAACGCCGCCCCGATCTTCTGGTTGATGGCCCCCTCCAGTACGACGCGGCCAGCGTCCTCAGCGTGGGCCGGCAGAAAGCGCCGAATAGCCCGGTCGCGGGGCGTGCGACCGTCTTTATCTTCCCCGACCTCAACACCGGCAACACCACCTACAAGGCGGTGCAGCGGGCAGCGGGCGTGGTCGCCATCGGCCCGATGCTCCAGGGTCTCAGGAAACCCGTCAACGACCTCTCACGCGGGGCACTTGTGGACGACATCGTGTATACGATCGCGCTGACGGCGATTCAGGCGACGCAGGGAAGGTCGTAG
- a CDS encoding acetate kinase has protein sequence MWTLVVNCGSSSVKFALLRPTSGEVRLSGLAERLGSEAAAVRVDRPGERVTVPLPRGSYPEAFGVLLAELDRLGARRDVGAVGHRVVHGGARFSAPALITPEVLEVIRACVPLAPLHNPANVAGIEAARAAFPDLPHVAVFDTAFHQTMPEVAYRYAVPPAWYHEHGVRRYGFHGISHAFVAGEAARLLGRDLSELHLVTAHLGNGCSVTAIAGGRSVDTSMGLTPLEGLVMGTRSGDVDPGLHDYLAREAGLSLGEITADLNRHSGLLGLSGLTNDMRELEAAAAAGDERARLAVEIFVYRLAKTVAGMAVALGRLDALVFTGGIGENSATVRAATLARLELLGFRPDAAANARAVRGQGGRITLPEGTPALVVNTNEERMIARETQRLVVGDL, from the coding sequence ATGTGGACACTGGTGGTGAACTGCGGGTCGAGCAGCGTGAAGTTTGCGCTGCTCCGTCCCACCTCGGGTGAGGTGCGGCTCTCCGGCCTCGCGGAGCGGCTGGGCTCGGAGGCGGCGGCGGTGCGGGTGGACCGCCCCGGGGAGCGGGTGACGGTCCCGCTGCCGCGCGGCAGCTACCCGGAAGCCTTTGGTGTGCTGCTCGCCGAACTCGACCGCCTGGGTGCGCGGCGAGACGTGGGAGCGGTCGGGCACCGGGTCGTGCACGGGGGGGCCCGCTTCAGCGCCCCGGCCCTGATCACGCCCGAGGTGCTGGAGGTGATCCGGGCCTGCGTGCCCCTCGCGCCGCTGCATAACCCCGCCAATGTGGCCGGGATCGAGGCGGCGCGGGCTGCTTTTCCTGATCTTCCTCACGTCGCGGTGTTCGACACGGCCTTTCACCAGACCATGCCGGAGGTCGCCTACCGCTACGCCGTGCCGCCCGCGTGGTACCACGAGCATGGTGTACGGCGCTACGGCTTTCACGGCATCAGCCACGCCTTTGTGGCGGGCGAGGCGGCGAGGCTGCTGGGCCGCGACCTCTCCGAGCTCCACCTCGTGACCGCGCACCTGGGGAATGGGTGCAGCGTCACCGCCATCGCGGGCGGGCGCAGCGTGGACACGAGCATGGGGCTCACGCCGCTGGAGGGCCTGGTGATGGGCACCCGCAGCGGCGACGTAGACCCCGGCCTTCACGATTACCTCGCGCGGGAGGCAGGGCTGAGCCTGGGCGAGATCACGGCGGACCTCAACCGCCACAGTGGCCTCTTGGGGCTCTCCGGCCTGACCAACGACATGCGCGAACTGGAGGCCGCGGCCGCGGCCGGGGACGAACGCGCTCGGCTGGCCGTGGAGATCTTCGTCTACCGTCTGGCCAAGACCGTTGCCGGAATGGCCGTGGCTCTTGGCCGCCTGGACGCCCTGGTCTTTACGGGCGGCATCGGCGAGAACAGCGCCACGGTTCGCGCCGCGACCCTCGCTCGCCTGGAACTGCTGGGCTTTCGCCCCGACGCGGCGGCCAATGCGCGGGCCGTGCGCGGGCAGGGGGGCCGAATCACCCTACCGGAGGGAACACCCGCGCTGGTGGTCAACACGAACGAGGAACGGATGATCGCGCGCGAGACACAGCGGCTGGTGGTCGGTGACCTGTAG
- a CDS encoding roadblock/LC7 domain-containing protein produces MTNAVYTLIVRALSGIVSERAAETLLRAALREAGLTPEGVTAGEMTRVLSGPLLVRLTGVLPEARARAEVQALTRQLQAAPVPAEEDPLALSADDFEFDDPEYAAAPPERRYALGSAAGQDALIQDLGRIQGVQGVMVCRANGEVLRQRALTGAANLGSVIAATALLFQKRALRLMAADMGTQTVCMRPVGEYCVAVVASSQVNIGRLLAELGQIREAA; encoded by the coding sequence ATGACGAATGCCGTGTACACCCTGATCGTGCGCGCCCTATCCGGCATCGTGTCCGAACGAGCGGCGGAAACTCTGTTGCGCGCGGCCCTGCGGGAAGCGGGCCTCACTCCGGAGGGGGTGACCGCCGGGGAGATGACGCGGGTGCTTTCTGGTCCGCTGCTTGTTCGCCTGACGGGCGTTTTGCCCGAGGCGCGTGCTCGGGCAGAGGTGCAGGCGCTGACCCGGCAGTTGCAGGCTGCCCCGGTGCCGGCCGAGGAAGACCCCTTGGCCCTGAGCGCCGACGATTTCGAGTTCGATGATCCCGAGTACGCCGCTGCCCCCCCCGAACGGCGCTACGCGTTGGGAAGCGCCGCTGGGCAAGACGCCCTGATTCAGGACCTGGGGCGCATCCAGGGCGTCCAGGGCGTGATGGTGTGCCGCGCGAACGGAGAGGTTTTGCGTCAGCGGGCCCTGACGGGTGCGGCCAACCTGGGCAGCGTGATCGCCGCGACCGCCCTGCTGTTTCAGAAGCGCGCCCTTCGCCTGATGGCGGCTGATATGGGCACCCAAACCGTCTGCATGCGGCCGGTGGGCGAGTACTGCGTGGCGGTGGTGGCGAGTTCACAGGTGAACATCGGGCGGCTGCTCGCCGAGCTTGGGCAGATCCGGGAGGCCGCGTGA
- the tsaE gene encoding tRNA (adenosine(37)-N6)-threonylcarbamoyltransferase complex ATPase subunit type 1 TsaE codes for MNGSSLPLLLGEARLLRGPDEQRALGAALALALPAGAVLFLEGELGAGKTTLTGGLVAALGFAEAVTSPTYALMHAYPTPAGRVLHVDAYRVRDVAELYAMDLEALIAGSRLSVIEWGEGLYADYPDAPIVRLEHVADEPEVRRAVRLR; via the coding sequence GTGAACGGTTCCAGCCTGCCCCTCCTGCTCGGTGAAGCCCGGCTGCTGCGCGGCCCCGACGAACAGCGCGCTCTGGGTGCCGCCCTCGCCCTCGCGCTGCCCGCAGGAGCGGTGCTGTTTCTGGAAGGGGAGCTGGGAGCGGGCAAGACGACCCTGACGGGAGGCTTGGTCGCTGCGCTGGGCTTTGCAGAGGCGGTGACAAGTCCGACCTACGCGCTGATGCACGCCTATCCCACCCCGGCGGGCCGGGTGCTGCACGTGGACGCCTACCGGGTGCGCGACGTGGCGGAACTGTACGCGATGGACCTCGAAGCCCTGATCGCGGGCAGCCGCCTCAGCGTGATTGAGTGGGGCGAGGGCCTGTATGCCGACTACCCGGATGCGCCCATCGTCCGTCTGGAGCACGTGGCGGATGAGCCGGAGGTGCGGCGGGCAGTGCGGCTGCGCTGA
- the ddrC gene encoding DNA damage response protein DdrC has protein sequence MKTLPVTLEFGTQRLPASADGRLHAGTALAALGLPLPEDWTAFAHEHDLHSPERDFGLGPEPTLDPLEFARLAFALDTPEARRWRKRAQTLLARALVGDVRLAAQIAERNADPEARRWLAARLDSTGARRELMSTVARHGGEGPVYGQLGSISNRSVLGTDSATIRRERGVKQTRDGLRTEELLRLAYLDTATARAIEEQGARGNAAILRLHEAVARRERALWENRAQAS, from the coding sequence ATGAAGACCCTGCCTGTGACCCTCGAATTCGGGACGCAGCGCCTGCCCGCGAGCGCGGATGGGCGGCTGCACGCCGGGACAGCACTGGCGGCCCTCGGTCTGCCGCTGCCCGAAGACTGGACCGCTTTTGCCCATGAACACGACCTGCACAGCCCGGAGCGTGACTTCGGCCTGGGGCCGGAGCCGACGCTGGACCCGCTGGAGTTTGCCCGCCTGGCCTTTGCCCTGGACACCCCCGAGGCGCGGCGCTGGCGCAAGCGGGCCCAGACGCTGCTGGCCCGCGCCCTGGTGGGGGACGTGCGCCTGGCCGCCCAAATCGCCGAACGAAACGCCGACCCCGAAGCGCGGCGCTGGTTGGCGGCTCGCCTGGACAGCACCGGGGCCCGCCGCGAGCTGATGAGCACGGTGGCGCGGCATGGCGGCGAGGGGCCGGTGTACGGCCAGCTTGGTTCCATCAGCAACCGCAGCGTGCTGGGCACCGACAGTGCCACCATCCGCCGTGAGCGCGGCGTCAAACAAACCCGCGACGGCCTGCGAACCGAGGAGCTGCTGCGCCTGGCCTATCTGGACACCGCAACCGCCCGCGCCATCGAGGAACAGGGGGCGCGGGGCAACGCCGCCATTCTGAGGCTGCACGAGGCGGTCGCTCGGCGCGAGCGGGCGCTGTGGGAGAACCGAGCACAGGCGAGCTGA